One genomic window of Nakamurella panacisegetis includes the following:
- a CDS encoding IS110 family transposase, with translation MFSERTSVGLDVHARSVVASALDVESGQLRRQRLTPNVDDLRRWLAALPAPAAVTYEAGPTGFGLARTLTTAGSGVWWRRRRNCKRPAGDRVKTDARDAEHLARLPRMDQIVPVRVPSADEEAARDLVRAREDVRGDLMRTRHRLSKLLLRQGIVWSGGAAWTGRHELWLREQHFDRAGLQLAFDIDFEALLLASARRDRLDKAIEAMATDSQFTPVVRRLCCLRGVSTLTGFALAVEVGDWGRFTGSSTTFPC, from the coding sequence GTGTTTTCAGAGCGTACGAGTGTTGGTCTTGATGTGCACGCCCGGTCGGTGGTGGCCAGCGCATTGGACGTCGAGTCCGGTCAGTTGCGGCGTCAGCGGCTGACCCCGAACGTCGATGACCTGCGACGTTGGTTGGCGGCGTTGCCGGCTCCGGCGGCGGTGACCTACGAGGCCGGCCCGACCGGGTTCGGGTTGGCCAGGACCTTGACCACCGCGGGATCAGGTGTGTGGTGGCGGCGCCGTCGAAATTGCAAACGTCCGGCCGGTGACAGGGTGAAGACCGACGCCCGAGATGCCGAGCACCTAGCGCGGCTGCCGCGGATGGATCAGATCGTGCCGGTGCGGGTGCCCTCGGCCGACGAGGAGGCGGCGCGGGATCTGGTGCGGGCCCGGGAGGACGTTCGCGGTGATTTGATGCGGACACGGCATCGGTTGTCGAAATTGTTGCTGCGTCAGGGCATTGTGTGGTCCGGAGGCGCGGCGTGGACGGGTCGGCACGAGCTGTGGCTGCGCGAGCAACACTTCGACCGGGCCGGGTTGCAGCTGGCCTTCGACATCGACTTCGAGGCGCTGCTGCTGGCCTCGGCGCGGCGGGACCGCTTGGACAAGGCCATCGAGGCGATGGCCACCGACAGCCAGTTCACCCCGGTGGTGCGCCGACTGTGCTGCCTGCGCGGGGTGTCCACCCTGACCGGGTTCGCGCTGGCGGTGGAGGTCGGCGACTGGGGCCGGTTCACCGGCTCCAGCACGACCTTTCCTTGTTGA
- a CDS encoding ROK family transcriptional regulator, with protein MAYDMAITRGGLVPSAILAIIGSRGPTSRADLARLLDVSSATMTQLTKTLLARGLIVELETSPSQGGRPARLLGLARSAGSAVGVKITADHVAVVQVELDGSVGTPQLFDFDPTRPDCLDHLAHVLEGAIAEMDGPLLGVGVGVPGSVDAQDSGIVQAPTLGWPDAQVGPMLRARLGLPVLVENDVNTLAVADRLYGAGQRHSTYIVVTIGRGIGCGVVVDGSVYRGAYGGAGEIGHIPIVYDDGDLCGCGSRGCLEAYVGEDAMLRSARRDGILSSSGTTTDLLTAADAGHEGAQAIYRRAGRTLGAALSGVVHTVDPEVVVLSGEGITAWPHWEPGFQEVFRRHLLPRWRSIPFLVHTWDESKWMLGAASLVLATPFDTVGVGGSQGRLVRDRLQDNTPKVSV; from the coding sequence TTGGCGTACGACATGGCGATCACCCGCGGAGGCCTCGTGCCGTCGGCGATCCTGGCCATCATCGGATCACGGGGCCCCACATCCCGCGCCGACCTGGCCCGGCTGTTGGACGTCAGTTCGGCCACGATGACGCAACTGACCAAGACGTTGCTCGCCCGGGGCCTGATCGTCGAACTGGAGACGAGCCCGTCGCAGGGCGGTCGGCCGGCCCGACTGCTGGGACTGGCCCGATCGGCCGGCAGCGCGGTCGGTGTCAAGATCACGGCCGACCACGTCGCCGTGGTTCAGGTCGAACTCGACGGATCAGTCGGCACACCACAGCTTTTCGACTTCGATCCCACCCGTCCGGACTGCCTGGATCACCTGGCCCACGTCCTGGAGGGCGCCATCGCCGAGATGGACGGGCCTCTGCTGGGCGTCGGTGTCGGCGTCCCGGGGTCGGTCGACGCGCAGGATTCCGGGATCGTCCAGGCCCCGACCCTGGGTTGGCCGGACGCCCAGGTCGGGCCGATGCTCCGGGCTCGACTCGGTCTCCCGGTGCTCGTCGAGAACGACGTGAACACCCTGGCCGTGGCCGATCGCCTGTACGGGGCCGGCCAGCGACATTCGACCTACATCGTGGTCACCATCGGCCGGGGCATCGGCTGCGGAGTGGTGGTGGACGGCTCGGTCTACCGCGGCGCCTACGGCGGCGCCGGGGAGATCGGCCACATCCCGATCGTGTACGACGACGGCGATCTGTGCGGGTGCGGCTCTCGCGGCTGCCTGGAGGCCTACGTCGGCGAGGACGCCATGCTCCGGTCGGCCCGACGGGACGGGATCCTGTCGTCGTCGGGTACGACCACGGACCTGCTCACCGCCGCCGACGCCGGACACGAAGGCGCGCAGGCGATCTACCGCCGGGCCGGTCGCACTCTCGGTGCGGCGCTGTCCGGCGTCGTACACACCGTCGACCCCGAGGTGGTTGTCCTGTCCGGCGAGGGCATCACCGCGTGGCCCCATTGGGAGCCCGGGTTTCAAGAGGTGTTCCGGCGTCACCTGCTGCCCCGCTGGCGCAGCATCCCGTTCCTGGTGCACACCTGGGATGAGTCGAAATGGATGCTCGGCGCGGCCAGTCTCGTGCTGGCCACCCCCTTCGACACCGTCGGCGTCGGCGGATCGCAGGGACGACTGGTCCGAGATCGACTGCAGGACAACACACCGAAGGTGTCGGTATGA
- a CDS encoding carbohydrate ABC transporter permease: MTTIEKAQSPGGTTARPPRPTTVNRRPRGRGWRNTAWVLFFLLPSAIPLTIFTFVPMVASFWVSLHKWNLISPAKWVGFANYRKLIADPQTVKIFLHTLAYIAGYLPLVYIGGLTLAIALNKKMAGRSFFRAAIFLPVVTSWVVVALVWQWLLNPSNGLVDEVLGFLHLPQPGWWTDPSWAIPSVILASAWKDLGFVMVILLAGLQSIPTDLYEAAEVDGATGWQRFRRITFPLLSPSTFFVVVISLINGFQVFDQVFVMTGGGPEGSSQVVVGQIYNLTFRYGRAGDASALSWMLFIVILLITAIQLRGQKRWVTHV; encoded by the coding sequence ATGACGACCATCGAGAAGGCCCAATCCCCGGGCGGAACCACCGCCAGGCCGCCGCGGCCCACCACCGTCAACCGCCGGCCGCGCGGCCGCGGCTGGCGGAACACCGCCTGGGTGCTGTTCTTCCTGCTGCCCAGCGCCATCCCGCTGACCATCTTCACCTTCGTCCCGATGGTGGCCTCGTTCTGGGTCAGCCTGCACAAGTGGAACCTGATCTCCCCGGCCAAATGGGTCGGGTTCGCCAACTACCGCAAGCTCATCGCCGACCCGCAGACCGTGAAGATCTTCCTGCACACCCTGGCCTACATCGCCGGCTACCTACCGCTGGTGTACATCGGTGGCCTGACCCTGGCCATCGCCTTGAACAAGAAGATGGCCGGACGGTCGTTCTTCCGCGCGGCGATCTTTCTGCCGGTCGTGACCAGCTGGGTCGTCGTGGCCCTGGTCTGGCAGTGGCTGCTCAACCCGTCCAACGGGCTGGTCGATGAGGTGCTCGGCTTCCTGCACCTGCCGCAGCCGGGCTGGTGGACCGACCCGAGCTGGGCGATTCCGTCGGTCATCCTGGCGTCGGCCTGGAAGGACCTCGGATTCGTCATGGTGATCCTGCTGGCCGGCCTGCAATCCATCCCCACCGATCTGTACGAGGCCGCCGAGGTCGACGGCGCCACCGGCTGGCAACGGTTCCGCCGCATCACCTTTCCGCTGCTCTCACCGTCCACGTTCTTCGTCGTGGTCATTTCCCTGATCAACGGATTCCAGGTCTTCGACCAGGTCTTCGTGATGACCGGCGGCGGGCCGGAGGGCTCCAGCCAGGTCGTCGTCGGCCAGATCTACAACCTGACCTTCCGCTACGGCCGGGCCGGTGACGCTTCGGCACTGTCCTGGATGCTGTTCATCGTCATCCTGCTGATCACCGCCATCCAGCTCCGTGGTCAGAAGAGGTGGGTGACCCATGTCTGA
- a CDS encoding carbohydrate ABC transporter permease — translation MSDLRRLRSRTGLYLLIGISAAVMLFPFLWTVITSITTDGNLSNGPSLWVKDPTLESYRTLFKALPMLRIILNSLVVAVLSTVLQLITGSMAAYGFARLEFRGKGAVFALYLATLMVPLQVLVVPLFIEMKTFSLQDTYFALIAPSIASAFGIFLVKQAIDAVPRELDEAATIDGSGHLRIFATIVLPLVKPALATLAIFAFMGSWNSFLWPLVVTRSASHMTLPLGLSTLQGQYTTQWNVVMAGSVVSIIPIAVIYVIAQRHIITGMAHTGIK, via the coding sequence ATGTCTGACCTCCGTCGCCTCCGCTCCCGCACCGGGCTGTACCTGCTGATCGGGATCAGCGCCGCGGTGATGCTGTTCCCGTTCCTGTGGACCGTCATCACCTCGATCACCACCGACGGAAATCTGAGCAACGGTCCGAGCCTGTGGGTGAAGGATCCGACGCTGGAGTCCTATCGCACCCTGTTCAAGGCGCTGCCGATGCTGCGCATCATCCTGAACTCGTTGGTCGTCGCCGTGCTGTCGACGGTGCTGCAGCTCATCACCGGTTCCATGGCGGCCTACGGGTTCGCGCGGCTGGAGTTCCGCGGCAAGGGTGCGGTGTTCGCGCTCTATCTGGCCACCCTGATGGTCCCCCTGCAGGTGCTGGTGGTTCCGTTGTTCATCGAGATGAAGACGTTCTCCCTGCAGGACACCTACTTCGCGCTGATCGCCCCGTCGATTGCCTCGGCCTTCGGCATCTTCCTGGTCAAGCAGGCGATCGACGCCGTCCCCCGTGAGCTGGACGAGGCCGCGACCATCGACGGCAGCGGTCACCTGCGGATCTTCGCCACCATCGTGCTACCCCTGGTGAAGCCCGCTCTGGCCACCCTGGCCATCTTCGCGTTCATGGGCAGCTGGAATTCGTTCCTGTGGCCCCTGGTGGTGACGCGATCCGCGTCGCACATGACTCTTCCCCTCGGCCTTTCCACCCTTCAGGGCCAATACACCACGCAATGGAATGTGGTGATGGCCGGCAGCGTCGTGTCCATCATTCCGATCGCCGTCATCTACGTGATCGCCCAGCGCCACATCATCACCGGAATGGCCCACACCGGCATCAAATAG
- a CDS encoding ABC transporter substrate-binding protein — MNRSSRLTAMVGILAVASLVTACSSASNSSSSSSSAAPSAAAVGSSSAASAPSSASAAGSSSTAATSAAAAPTGNTTISYMDFSASGGHEKDLASIVAAFEKANPTITVNVQNVAYTDYFTKLQTAVAGGTAADAYELDYQNFVSYQSNGALAELKGVDGSVYRKSLVDAFTADGKQYGLPESFSDVVLFYNKTMFAKAGIATPTSKWTWADEKAAATKLTDKSTKTWGDFQPITYNEFYKALAQSGGQFFNADKTAATFSSAQGVTAANWLVGKAGTVMPTVADGSNTPDFDVNLFKSGKLAMWHTGIWEFGALDKVPFDWDVVVEPGNTTKASAMFTNAAVVSASSKNQAAAQKWVQFLTASDAAVTTRLSASWELPPIADNAKLSSYLKAGKPANRQAVFDALNQTVLAPVISNQQEMQDDLNNALTAAAAGRTPVDKALADAQSKVTALLGQ, encoded by the coding sequence GTGAACCGTTCGTCCCGCCTTACCGCCATGGTGGGGATTCTGGCGGTGGCCTCCCTGGTCACTGCCTGCTCCTCCGCCAGCAACAGCTCGTCCTCCAGTTCCAGCGCGGCGCCCAGTGCGGCAGCCGTGGGCAGCAGTAGTGCGGCGTCGGCTCCGAGCTCGGCCTCGGCGGCCGGCTCTTCTTCCACCGCCGCAACGTCGGCGGCGGCCGCCCCGACCGGCAACACCACCATCAGCTACATGGATTTCTCGGCCAGCGGCGGCCACGAGAAGGACCTTGCGTCCATCGTCGCGGCCTTCGAGAAGGCGAACCCGACCATCACCGTCAACGTCCAGAATGTTGCCTACACCGACTACTTCACCAAGCTGCAGACGGCGGTGGCCGGCGGAACCGCGGCCGACGCCTACGAGCTGGACTACCAGAACTTCGTCAGCTACCAGAGCAACGGCGCCCTGGCCGAACTCAAGGGTGTCGACGGATCGGTCTACCGCAAGTCCCTGGTCGACGCGTTCACCGCCGACGGGAAGCAGTACGGCCTGCCCGAGTCGTTCTCCGATGTCGTCCTGTTCTACAACAAGACGATGTTCGCCAAGGCCGGCATCGCCACGCCGACGTCCAAGTGGACCTGGGCCGACGAGAAGGCCGCGGCCACGAAGCTGACCGACAAGTCGACCAAGACCTGGGGCGACTTCCAGCCGATCACCTACAACGAGTTCTACAAGGCTCTGGCCCAGTCCGGCGGTCAGTTCTTCAACGCCGACAAGACCGCCGCCACCTTCAGTTCCGCGCAGGGCGTGACCGCAGCCAACTGGCTGGTCGGCAAGGCCGGAACCGTCATGCCGACCGTCGCCGACGGCTCGAACACCCCCGACTTCGACGTCAACCTGTTCAAGTCGGGAAAGCTGGCCATGTGGCACACCGGCATCTGGGAATTCGGTGCGCTGGACAAGGTCCCGTTCGACTGGGACGTCGTGGTCGAACCGGGTAACACCACCAAGGCCTCGGCCATGTTCACCAACGCCGCCGTCGTATCCGCGAGCAGCAAGAACCAGGCCGCCGCGCAGAAGTGGGTCCAGTTCCTCACTGCCTCCGACGCCGCTGTCACCACCCGCCTGTCCGCCTCGTGGGAGCTGCCGCCGATCGCCGACAACGCCAAGCTGTCCAGCTACCTCAAGGCCGGAAAGCCCGCGAACCGTCAGGCCGTCTTCGACGCCCTGAACCAGACGGTTCTGGCTCCGGTGATCAGCAACCAGCAGGAGATGCAGGACGACTTGAACAACGCCCTCACCGCCGCAGCCGCCGGTCGCACCCCGGTCGACAAGGCGTTGGCCGACGCGCAGTCCAAGGTCACCGCTCTACTCGGCCAGTAA
- a CDS encoding glycoside hydrolase family 15 protein, with protein MSVDISAARPDEFAPDPDELGSLQRLAARSIELIDTHQDRSGAYPAAPTFSAYQGYAWLRDGSFTAEAMSRWDRMASTNRFHDWVAQVLTARTDHVTGLVAAVARGDRPGPEQMLPTRFTLAGHDGTDDWWDFQTDGYGMWLWAVTTHAGRHHLAFDRWLPAIEVAVDYLIAFGDYPCYDWWEEHVEHQHISTLAAVRAGLVAAAEVGILDQVRRAAARVKAAELKELILARGLTRHRPRPALAKWIGAETVDGSLPACIVPFGLLALDDPIATATLDAVAADLDTRGGVHRFTADVFYGGGQWLILSCLLGWNRVAAGDTDAGWHYLRWTAAHADDDEFPEQVPDHLLHPDSRPEWVQRWGPVARPLLWSHAMYLILADELGLKTLGQQR; from the coding sequence ATGTCAGTCGATATCAGCGCCGCACGACCCGACGAGTTCGCCCCTGACCCCGACGAACTGGGATCCCTGCAGCGTCTGGCCGCCCGGAGCATCGAGCTCATCGACACCCATCAGGACCGATCCGGCGCGTACCCGGCCGCGCCGACCTTCTCGGCGTATCAGGGCTATGCCTGGCTGCGTGACGGATCGTTCACGGCCGAGGCCATGTCCCGCTGGGACCGGATGGCCTCGACCAACCGCTTTCACGACTGGGTCGCCCAGGTACTCACCGCCCGCACCGATCACGTGACCGGGTTGGTCGCCGCCGTTGCACGCGGCGACCGGCCCGGTCCCGAACAGATGCTGCCCACCCGATTCACCCTGGCCGGCCACGACGGCACCGACGACTGGTGGGACTTCCAGACGGACGGCTACGGCATGTGGCTGTGGGCGGTCACCACGCACGCCGGACGACACCACCTCGCCTTCGACCGGTGGCTCCCGGCAATCGAGGTCGCCGTGGACTACCTGATCGCCTTCGGTGACTACCCCTGCTATGACTGGTGGGAGGAACACGTCGAGCACCAACACATCTCGACCCTGGCCGCGGTCCGCGCCGGTCTGGTGGCCGCGGCCGAGGTGGGCATCCTCGACCAGGTGCGCCGCGCCGCGGCCCGGGTCAAGGCAGCCGAGCTGAAGGAGCTGATCCTGGCCCGCGGCCTGACCCGGCACCGCCCCCGGCCGGCCCTCGCGAAATGGATCGGCGCCGAGACGGTCGACGGTTCGCTCCCGGCCTGCATCGTCCCGTTCGGGCTGCTGGCGCTCGACGATCCGATCGCCACCGCCACCCTGGATGCCGTCGCCGCGGATCTCGACACCCGCGGTGGCGTCCACCGTTTCACCGCTGACGTGTTCTACGGCGGCGGCCAGTGGTTGATCCTGAGCTGCCTGCTCGGCTGGAACCGGGTCGCCGCCGGCGACACCGACGCCGGCTGGCACTACCTGCGCTGGACGGCCGCCCACGCCGACGACGACGAGTTCCCCGAGCAGGTTCCCGACCATCTCCTGCACCCGGACAGCCGACCCGAATGGGTCCAGCGGTGGGGGCCGGTCGCTCGTCCACTGCTCTGGTCGCACGCCATGTACCTGATCCTCGCCGACGAGCTCGGCCTGAAAACCCTTGGACAGCAACGATGA
- a CDS encoding glycoside hydrolase family 31 protein → MIRHRPFGSEHPYATTDDQRVPALPLSEESVTLRVAAADSVESIRCEWTADDGHSVETVTLDLAPVDTAEINLAEAGGEGHLAVAQAKAARGSSRSWRVETPELRPHTRYRYRFTARNTAGGQRRSRIYTVTPSDWSTDPAGSTLTVDTDRLVPGSIRWRRDADGVNRVRFDLRLEPDEHVVGFGERFDHLDQRGRVLDAVVFEQYKSQGEHGRTYLPMPFAHVTSPRGGWGFHIRTSRRSYYDITGDRISIDVDLGGGATDELEVGVYRGTPTEVLDQFLTEVGRAEELPDWVFHLWASGNEWNTQQLVMERMDRHRTLDIPVGAVVIEAWSDEEGITIFRDATYRINADGTAHAGGDFTYPANGAWPDPKAMIAELHARGIKVVLWQIPLQKMRPHPKGQARADAEAMIREHHAVLEADGRPYRNRGWWFPQALMPDLSVQRTRDWWTDKRRYLVSDLDVDGFKTDGGEHAWGHDLRYADGRRGDEGNNLFPVHYARAFGDLLRSQGKAPVTFSRAGFTGTQAHGIVWAGDENSTWPAFRSSITAGLTASACGIVYWSWDLAGFSGPIPDPELYLRATAAAVFMPVMQYHSEFNHHRPPLRDRTPWNVQELTGATDVVDVFRHWTKLRESLVPYLAGQARNSIDTGAPLMRALFFDHPDDPETWNHPRQYLLGDDLLVNPVTDPEATTWSTYLPAGRWVDAWTGTTSVGPQSVTREVPITELPVYVRASAWAELAEIFEPRAYDGQRR, encoded by the coding sequence ATGATCCGCCACCGGCCCTTTGGGTCCGAGCACCCGTACGCCACCACCGACGACCAGCGGGTCCCCGCGCTTCCCCTGTCCGAGGAATCGGTGACCCTGCGCGTCGCGGCCGCCGACTCGGTCGAGTCGATCCGATGCGAGTGGACGGCGGACGACGGTCACAGCGTGGAGACCGTCACCCTTGACCTGGCCCCGGTCGACACCGCGGAGATCAATCTGGCCGAGGCCGGAGGCGAAGGTCACCTCGCCGTCGCCCAGGCCAAGGCAGCTCGCGGCAGCAGCCGCAGCTGGCGGGTCGAGACGCCGGAACTGCGTCCGCACACCCGCTACCGTTACCGTTTCACCGCCCGGAACACCGCTGGGGGGCAACGCCGGAGCCGCATCTACACCGTGACGCCCAGCGACTGGTCCACCGACCCGGCCGGCAGCACGTTGACCGTCGACACCGACCGGCTCGTCCCGGGCAGTATCCGGTGGCGGCGTGACGCGGACGGCGTCAATCGCGTGCGTTTCGATCTGCGCCTGGAACCCGATGAACACGTCGTCGGGTTCGGCGAGCGCTTCGATCACCTCGACCAGCGCGGACGCGTCCTCGACGCGGTGGTGTTCGAGCAGTACAAGTCCCAGGGCGAACACGGCCGTACCTACCTGCCCATGCCGTTCGCCCATGTCACCTCGCCGCGCGGCGGTTGGGGCTTCCACATCCGCACCAGCCGCCGCAGCTACTACGACATCACCGGCGACCGCATCAGCATCGATGTCGACCTCGGCGGCGGAGCCACCGACGAGTTGGAGGTCGGCGTCTACCGCGGAACACCGACCGAGGTCCTCGACCAGTTCCTCACGGAGGTGGGCCGGGCCGAAGAACTCCCCGACTGGGTGTTCCACCTCTGGGCCTCCGGCAACGAGTGGAACACCCAGCAGCTGGTGATGGAGCGGATGGACCGCCACCGCACGCTGGACATCCCCGTCGGGGCCGTCGTCATCGAGGCCTGGAGCGACGAAGAGGGCATCACCATCTTCCGCGACGCCACCTACCGCATCAACGCCGACGGAACCGCCCACGCCGGCGGCGATTTCACCTACCCCGCGAACGGGGCCTGGCCCGACCCCAAGGCCATGATCGCCGAGTTGCACGCCCGCGGGATCAAGGTCGTCCTGTGGCAGATCCCGCTGCAGAAGATGCGACCCCACCCCAAGGGCCAGGCCCGGGCCGACGCGGAGGCGATGATCCGCGAGCACCACGCCGTGCTGGAAGCCGACGGTCGTCCCTACCGCAACCGAGGCTGGTGGTTCCCCCAGGCCCTGATGCCCGACCTGTCCGTCCAGCGGACCCGCGACTGGTGGACCGACAAGCGCCGCTACCTCGTCTCCGACCTGGATGTGGACGGTTTCAAGACCGACGGCGGCGAACACGCGTGGGGCCACGACCTCCGCTACGCCGATGGCCGACGCGGCGACGAGGGCAACAACCTGTTCCCGGTTCACTACGCCCGCGCCTTCGGCGATCTCCTTCGCTCGCAGGGCAAGGCGCCGGTCACCTTCTCCCGGGCCGGATTCACCGGGACCCAGGCGCACGGCATCGTCTGGGCCGGGGACGAGAACTCCACCTGGCCGGCGTTCCGGTCCTCCATCACCGCCGGGCTCACCGCCTCCGCCTGCGGAATCGTCTACTGGTCCTGGGATCTCGCCGGGTTCTCCGGACCCATCCCCGATCCCGAGCTCTACCTCAGGGCCACCGCGGCGGCCGTGTTCATGCCCGTCATGCAGTACCACTCCGAGTTCAACCATCACCGGCCACCCCTGCGCGACCGCACCCCCTGGAACGTCCAGGAGCTCACCGGCGCGACGGACGTGGTCGATGTCTTCCGCCACTGGACGAAGCTCCGCGAATCTCTGGTGCCCTACCTCGCCGGCCAGGCCCGCAACTCGATCGACACCGGCGCACCGCTGATGCGGGCCCTGTTCTTCGACCACCCGGACGACCCCGAGACCTGGAACCACCCCCGCCAGTACCTGCTCGGCGACGACCTGCTGGTCAACCCGGTCACCGACCCCGAGGCGACGACCTGGAGCACCTATCTGCCCGCCGGCCGGTGGGTCGACGCCTGGACCGGAACCACATCGGTCGGCCCGCAGTCCGTCACCCGGGAGGTGCCCATCACCGAGCTGCCGGTCTATGTGCGCGCATCCGCCTGGGCCGAACTGGCGGAGATCTTCGAACCAAGGGCCTATGATGGGCAACGGCGGTAG
- a CDS encoding FhaA domain-containing protein, with product MGVIQSFERKLQGAVAGTFARLFGGSVHPTEVADALQTEAANHLQHQAGRTIAPNRYTVRLGPSDHDGVGHDEQRVASALSTMIREYLDEQGWQTFGDVAVTLEESDVLHTGQFRISSLVDPDVGRRSAHRSAGVRSMTQQPEDAGRPPANQPPSGSQAAYPQDPNRPADQPGWGQPAYGQPPVAQPYPPSGQQPAYDPAYGQPQYGQPGGYPAQPYPPAGQQPGYDPAQGQPGYGAPQPGYGPPQPGYGPPDPGYAQPGYGAPASNPYGQPAQPGYDPAYGQPQYGQPQYRQPPYGQPGYDQQYGQPQYAPPAPVDVQAMLSVDDGSHRTYQLQRGSNIVGRGQDASFRLPDTSVSRRHVDIYFDGQVAVMHDLGSTNGTSVNGSTVQTWQLADGDVIRVGHSTVVFNIHR from the coding sequence ATGGGCGTCATCCAGAGTTTCGAACGGAAGCTGCAGGGCGCGGTCGCCGGCACCTTCGCCCGCCTGTTCGGCGGGTCGGTGCACCCGACCGAGGTGGCCGACGCGCTGCAGACCGAGGCAGCCAACCATCTCCAGCACCAGGCCGGCCGCACGATCGCCCCCAATCGGTACACGGTCCGCCTCGGACCGTCCGATCACGACGGCGTCGGGCACGACGAACAACGGGTCGCCTCAGCGTTGTCCACCATGATCAGGGAGTATCTGGACGAGCAGGGTTGGCAGACCTTCGGTGACGTAGCGGTCACACTGGAGGAATCCGATGTACTGCACACCGGACAGTTCCGCATCAGCTCGCTCGTCGACCCGGACGTCGGCCGGCGCAGCGCCCATCGAAGCGCAGGAGTGCGATCCATGACGCAGCAGCCCGAGGACGCCGGCCGGCCGCCGGCCAACCAGCCACCGAGCGGATCCCAGGCGGCGTACCCGCAGGACCCGAACCGACCCGCTGACCAGCCCGGATGGGGCCAGCCGGCCTACGGACAGCCGCCCGTCGCCCAGCCCTACCCGCCGTCGGGACAGCAGCCCGCCTACGACCCGGCCTACGGTCAGCCCCAGTACGGACAACCGGGCGGATACCCGGCCCAGCCGTACCCTCCGGCCGGCCAGCAGCCCGGATACGACCCGGCCCAGGGTCAGCCCGGCTACGGCGCGCCGCAGCCCGGTTACGGACCGCCGCAGCCCGGTTACGGACCGCCCGACCCCGGATACGCCCAGCCCGGTTACGGCGCCCCGGCCTCCAACCCCTACGGCCAGCCGGCGCAACCCGGATACGACCCGGCCTACGGCCAGCCGCAGTACGGCCAGCCCCAGTACCGGCAGCCGCCGTACGGCCAGCCCGGATACGACCAGCAGTACGGCCAGCCGCAGTACGCGCCGCCGGCTCCGGTCGACGTCCAGGCCATGCTCAGCGTCGACGACGGCTCGCACCGCACCTACCAGCTGCAGCGCGGCTCGAACATCGTGGGCCGGGGCCAGGATGCGTCCTTCCGGCTGCCGGACACGTCTGTCTCCCGCCGGCACGTCGACATCTATTTCGACGGGCAGGTCGCCGTCATGCACGATCTGGGCTCGACCAACGGCACCTCGGTCAACGGCTCCACCGTGCAGACCTGGCAGCTCGCCGACGGTGACGTCATCCGGGTCGGCCACTCCACCGTCGTCTTCAACATCCACCGGTAG
- a CDS encoding FHA domain-containing protein FhaB/FipA, which produces MPALILQLTRVGFLILLWLFVLAAVRVVRSDLKMASDPRTDSRPARTTRKEAHRPAPLAAGSMVPAILVVTAGSLAGTRLRLGSGTILIGRAEDSTLVLDDDYASTRHARIVQQGNGYAVEDLGSTNGTYLDRTRITAPTPVPVGVPIRIGRTVIELRP; this is translated from the coding sequence ATGCCTGCGCTGATCCTCCAGCTGACCAGAGTGGGATTCCTGATCCTCCTCTGGCTCTTCGTGCTGGCTGCGGTCAGAGTGGTGCGGTCCGACCTGAAGATGGCGTCCGACCCGCGGACGGACTCCCGCCCGGCCCGAACCACCCGCAAGGAAGCTCACCGCCCGGCGCCGCTGGCGGCCGGATCGATGGTCCCGGCCATCCTGGTCGTGACGGCCGGCTCGCTGGCCGGCACCCGGCTGCGGCTCGGGTCGGGCACCATCCTCATCGGCCGGGCCGAGGACTCCACCCTGGTCCTGGACGATGACTACGCCTCCACCCGGCACGCCCGGATCGTGCAGCAGGGCAACGGCTACGCGGTGGAGGATCTGGGCTCCACCAACGGCACCTACCTGGACCGCACCCGGATCACCGCCCCGACCCCGGTTCCGGTCGGCGTCCCGATCCGCATCGGCCGCACCGTGATCGAGCTGCGCCCGTGA